Proteins encoded together in one Neobacillus sp. FSL H8-0543 window:
- a CDS encoding zinc ribbon domain-containing protein YjdM, producing MDLPNCPKCNSSYTYEDGSLFVCPECAHEWALEAEISEEQNVVKDANGNVLNDGDSVTVIKDLKVKGSSSTLKVGTKVKNIRLVDGDHNIDCKIDGFGAMKLKSEFVKKA from the coding sequence ATGGATTTACCAAATTGTCCAAAATGTAATTCATCCTATACATATGAGGATGGAAGTCTTTTTGTCTGCCCGGAATGTGCTCATGAGTGGGCTTTAGAAGCTGAAATTAGTGAAGAGCAAAACGTTGTAAAGGATGCCAATGGAAATGTCCTAAACGATGGTGATTCGGTAACTGTAATAAAGGATTTAAAGGTAAAAGGTAGTTCTTCTACCTTAAAAGTCGGTACAAAGGTTAAAAATATCCGGTTAGTTGATGGCGACCATAATATTGATTGTAAAATCGATGGATTCGGAGCCATGAAATTAAAATCGGAATTTGTTAAAAAAGCTTAA
- a CDS encoding alpha/beta hydrolase, with amino-acid sequence MPTLKSYFLKKGIQLGVRRLKRKKTLKVTGVEEQRQLLNSTAKRWIKMPPNCTVESAQIEGMYCEWISNKQTVKNKVILYLHGGAYGYCSADTHRTLAARIMIESGVKVLLPEYRLAPEHPFPAAPEDTLVIYHWLLDQGYEPSNIIFAGDSAGGGLSVASTLLLRDRNEPLPAAVICLSPWADLTSSGPSYSKNREKDPYLNPELVKVAAQAYAGSESLDHNLISPVFADFSGFPPLYIQVGSIEILLSDAEKLAQQAKLAGVNVTLTVWKGMWHVFQMSQSIPEAKQAVKEISEFVKKTFELGHTT; translated from the coding sequence ATGCCAACATTAAAGAGTTATTTTTTAAAAAAGGGTATCCAATTAGGCGTCAGAAGGCTAAAAAGAAAAAAAACACTTAAAGTAACTGGAGTGGAAGAGCAAAGGCAGCTCTTGAATTCGACTGCAAAAAGGTGGATAAAAATGCCACCAAACTGTACCGTCGAATCCGCTCAAATAGAAGGAATGTACTGCGAGTGGATTTCAAACAAGCAAACGGTGAAGAACAAGGTCATTTTATATCTCCATGGAGGAGCATACGGGTATTGCTCAGCCGATACCCACAGGACGCTGGCAGCAAGAATTATGATTGAATCAGGCGTGAAAGTACTCCTCCCGGAATACCGGCTTGCGCCTGAACACCCTTTCCCAGCAGCGCCAGAAGATACCTTGGTAATTTATCATTGGCTTTTAGATCAAGGCTACGAACCTTCAAATATTATTTTCGCAGGTGATTCCGCCGGCGGGGGCTTAAGTGTTGCTTCCACATTATTGCTTAGGGATCGTAACGAACCGCTCCCAGCCGCGGTGATTTGTCTCTCCCCTTGGGCAGATTTAACAAGCAGCGGGCCAAGTTATTCAAAGAATAGAGAAAAAGATCCGTATTTAAATCCTGAATTGGTAAAAGTAGCTGCTCAGGCATATGCCGGAAGTGAGTCTCTAGACCACAATTTAATTTCACCTGTTTTTGCTGATTTTAGTGGATTTCCACCGCTTTATATTCAAGTTGGCAGTATTGAAATCTTGTTAAGCGATGCGGAAAAGCTGGCACAGCAAGCCAAATTGGCTGGGGTCAATGTTACATTAACCGTTTGGAAAGGTATGTGGCATGTCTTTCAAATGAGCCAATCAATACCTGAAGCAAAGCAAGCTGTTAAAGAGATTAGCGAGTTTGTAAAGAAAACCTTTGAGTTGGGACATACGACATAG
- a CDS encoding ROK family transcriptional regulator produces the protein MQRGTFQLMKSVNKSIILNKIRTSESISRAQIAKETRLTPPTVSSIVKELMEQELVRESTLGHSSGGRKPTMLHINTDTFFVIGLDAGPETVEGVLTDLTGEILHRTSSLIEKPITNEQFISILKENIYTILKLSQIDHDKIIGIGIAMHGVVDIKSGTSLVAPILNLSNIPIKDELEEEFNLTVKVENDARAMALGESWFGGHGDVDSMVAVNIGRGVGAGIVINGRLYHGAQGIAGEFGHMTIDINGELCECGNLGCLQTFVSGSAIAERAAKQIKDNGSGVTGKEVFELAQNGNQSYIDLLHETGKIIGIGLTNLIHLINPSEIVLGGGVMKSEELIMPAILETIKQRVLTTEARQTKVGVTGLGDEATLLGAVSLLLVELFDPVTKIG, from the coding sequence ATGCAGCGTGGTACTTTTCAATTAATGAAGTCTGTTAATAAATCAATCATTTTAAATAAGATACGTACATCCGAATCCATATCTAGAGCACAGATCGCTAAAGAAACAAGGCTAACACCTCCGACTGTGAGCAGCATTGTAAAAGAACTTATGGAGCAGGAGTTAGTAAGGGAAAGTACCCTTGGCCATTCAAGCGGCGGTCGAAAACCAACAATGTTACATATCAACACCGATACATTTTTTGTTATTGGTCTAGACGCAGGACCAGAAACCGTAGAAGGTGTGTTGACAGACCTTACAGGTGAAATTCTTCATCGAACCTCTAGTTTAATAGAAAAACCGATAACGAATGAGCAATTCATTTCCATTTTAAAGGAAAATATATATACCATTTTAAAATTGTCACAAATCGATCATGACAAAATTATCGGGATAGGAATTGCGATGCATGGGGTAGTGGATATTAAATCAGGAACGTCCCTTGTTGCTCCTATTTTAAACTTAAGTAATATTCCGATTAAAGATGAGTTAGAAGAAGAATTTAACTTAACCGTAAAAGTTGAAAATGATGCACGAGCCATGGCCTTGGGTGAATCTTGGTTTGGAGGGCATGGGGATGTTGATAGTATGGTTGCTGTTAACATTGGACGCGGTGTGGGTGCGGGTATTGTAATTAATGGCAGATTATATCATGGCGCACAGGGGATTGCGGGAGAGTTTGGCCATATGACTATTGATATAAACGGAGAGTTATGTGAGTGCGGAAATCTTGGCTGTCTGCAAACATTTGTAAGCGGTTCAGCAATTGCTGAACGTGCAGCAAAACAGATAAAGGATAATGGAAGTGGAGTAACAGGTAAAGAAGTTTTTGAGTTAGCTCAAAACGGTAATCAATCCTATATTGATTTACTTCATGAAACAGGGAAGATTATTGGAATCGGCTTAACAAATTTAATCCATCTAATTAATCCAAGTGAAATTGTGTTAGGTGGAGGGGTAATGAAGAGTGAAGAGCTGATTATGCCAGCCATCCTGGAAACGATAAAACAAAGAGTATTGACTACGGAGGCAAGGCAGACAAAAGTGGGTGTTACTGGGCTTGGTGATGAGGCAACATTATTAGGGGCGGTTTCATTACTGTTAGTTGAATTATTTGATCCAGTTACAAAAATAGGCTAA
- a CDS encoding aldose epimerase family protein, whose amino-acid sequence MNIETKDVLGMWKEYTLTNDLGMSVSVLDYGGIITKIIVPDRNGNRENVVLGYKNYQDYNQNSNYFGALIGRVGGRIQGASFELGNKTYNLAANNGNNHLHGGPEGFHQVIWEVAPFLTEEAVGLSLTHKSMDGEGGYPGNIDVTVTYTLTNENELDLNYLASSDQTSPITLTNHTYFNLSGSLKNTVHEHRVAIDSSKFVELDKELIPTGNLIHVEGTPFDFRDDRLLGDGFNDDTEQNKIAGNGYDHYFILDHISDTQVTVQEPASGRVMTLKTTQPGLVLYTANGLAEDLNLAGGLSRKYLGVCFETQASPASLHHEGFPSVILQAGEKYSEQTVFTFSSK is encoded by the coding sequence ATGAACATAGAAACAAAGGATGTCCTAGGGATGTGGAAGGAATACACTTTGACAAATGATCTTGGAATGTCTGTTAGTGTACTAGATTACGGTGGAATCATTACGAAAATTATCGTCCCTGATCGAAATGGAAACCGTGAAAATGTCGTTCTTGGCTATAAGAATTATCAGGACTATAATCAAAATTCCAATTATTTTGGCGCCCTCATCGGACGCGTTGGAGGCAGGATTCAAGGCGCTTCATTTGAACTCGGTAATAAGACATATAACTTAGCGGCGAATAACGGGAATAACCATTTACATGGTGGACCTGAAGGATTTCATCAAGTTATTTGGGAAGTTGCCCCGTTTCTAACAGAGGAAGCCGTGGGTTTAAGCCTTACTCATAAGAGTATGGATGGTGAGGGTGGATATCCCGGAAATATAGATGTAACTGTTACTTATACACTCACAAACGAAAATGAACTTGACCTTAATTATTTGGCAAGCAGTGATCAGACATCACCAATCACCTTAACAAACCATACTTATTTTAATTTAAGCGGCAGTTTAAAAAATACTGTGCATGAACACCGTGTAGCGATTGATAGCAGTAAGTTCGTTGAACTAGATAAGGAACTTATTCCCACTGGGAATCTGATTCATGTTGAGGGAACCCCCTTTGACTTCCGTGATGACCGTTTGCTTGGTGATGGATTTAACGATGACACCGAGCAAAATAAAATAGCTGGAAACGGATATGACCATTATTTTATTTTAGATCATATATCAGACACTCAAGTAACTGTCCAAGAACCTGCTAGCGGCCGTGTTATGACCCTAAAAACTACTCAACCCGGATTAGTTTTGTATACAGCGAATGGTTTGGCTGAGGATTTAAATTTAGCAGGAGGGTTATCTAGAAAATACCTTGGTGTATGTTTTGAAACCCAAGCATCCCCTGCTTCATTACATCATGAAGGATTCCCGAGTGTAATATTACAAGCAGGGGAAAAATACAGTGAACAGACTGTGTTTACGTTTAGTTCCAAGTAA
- a CDS encoding galactokinase, which translates to MRTIANLTSEFQSIFITTETPRTFFAPGRINLIGEHTDYNGGHVFPASISYGTYALGQKRDDQKFRFYSMNFPETGVIEADLSNLTFNESDNWANYPKGMLLYIKEAGHEITQGADILYYGNIPNGAGLSSSASIELVTGVLLDGLFDLNMERIPMVQLGQKVENQYIGVNSGIMDQFAIGIGKKDHAILLDCETLEYQYAPINMKDHVIMIINTNKQRTLAGSKYNERRAQCEAALKDLQRELSITSLGELTTDTFEKNKHLITNEINQKRAKHAVYENARTLEALEKLQRGDLQGFGKLMIESHQSLRDDYEVTGLELDTIVQAAWKQDGVLGARMTGAGFGGCAIALVRNEKVEEFKENINAIYHEVVGYNATFYTAAIGDGAKEISKED; encoded by the coding sequence ATGCGTACTATAGCCAATTTAACTAGTGAATTTCAATCGATATTTATTACAACAGAGACGCCTAGAACCTTTTTTGCCCCAGGCAGAATCAACCTGATTGGCGAACATACCGATTATAACGGAGGGCATGTGTTCCCTGCTTCTATTTCATACGGAACTTATGCGCTAGGGCAAAAGCGGGATGATCAAAAGTTTCGCTTCTACAGCATGAATTTTCCAGAGACTGGAGTGATTGAAGCTGATTTATCTAATTTAACTTTTAATGAATCTGACAATTGGGCCAACTATCCAAAAGGAATGCTTCTTTATATAAAAGAAGCAGGTCACGAAATCACTCAGGGTGCAGATATTCTGTACTACGGAAATATTCCCAATGGTGCTGGTCTCTCTTCTTCTGCATCAATTGAGTTAGTAACAGGTGTTTTATTAGATGGATTATTTGATTTAAATATGGAAAGAATCCCTATGGTTCAACTGGGACAAAAGGTTGAGAATCAGTATATTGGTGTGAACAGCGGGATTATGGATCAATTTGCGATTGGTATAGGAAAGAAGGATCACGCTATTCTGTTAGACTGTGAAACATTGGAATATCAGTATGCACCGATTAATATGAAAGATCATGTGATTATGATTATTAATACAAATAAACAGCGCACCTTAGCTGGGTCTAAATACAATGAACGGCGTGCCCAATGTGAGGCAGCATTAAAAGATTTGCAACGGGAGTTATCGATTACTAGCTTAGGAGAATTAACGACAGATACATTTGAAAAGAATAAACATTTAATTACTAATGAGATTAATCAAAAACGTGCGAAACACGCCGTATATGAAAACGCACGTACACTTGAAGCTTTGGAAAAACTGCAGCGAGGGGACCTTCAAGGCTTTGGAAAACTAATGATTGAATCCCATCAATCCTTAAGAGATGATTATGAGGTAACCGGTCTTGAGCTTGATACGATTGTTCAAGCTGCATGGAAACAAGACGGTGTATTAGGTGCACGTATGACCGGTGCTGGATTTGGTGGGTGTGCCATTGCATTGGTTAGAAATGAAAAAGTAGAGGAATTCAAGGAAAACATTAATGCCATTTATCATGAAGTGGTTGGCTATAATGCCACCTTCTATACTGCAGCAATAGGTGACGGTGCAAAAGAAATTTCAAAGGAGGATTAA
- a CDS encoding UDP-glucose--hexose-1-phosphate uridylyltransferase, translated as MIYQNLAGLFQKALEVELIEAADMNYVRNQVINLLGLEAFPEGTIEPINDTIPNLVENLITCAVEQGRIADVFDDKEILSANIMDCFVARPSVVNAIFNQKYNGSPTEATDFFYNLSVNSNYIQMNRIKKNISYKVDSPYGQMDITINLSKPEKDPEQIKREREMKQTYNYPKCLLCKENEGYIGRTGYPARANHRIINIPLMGENWYLQYSPYVYYNEHSILLSEEHRDMKIDRKAFERLLTFTDKFPHYFIGSNADLPIVGGSILSHDHYQAGQYEFAMTQAADAFSFELTPFPEIKASVVKWPMSVVRLKGRNLESLVTAADHILQTWRGYTDEQADVFAFTGDTPHNTITPIARNRDGIFEIDLVLRNNRTTDEHPLGIFHPHADVHHIKKENIGLIEVMGLAVLPPRLKDELAEIREFLQGNTSYVEDYHQEWADQLKVEYGSISDPEQAEAILQKELGKKFVRVLEDAGVLKERETFDRFINTINK; from the coding sequence ATGATTTACCAGAATCTAGCTGGGTTATTTCAAAAGGCTTTAGAAGTGGAATTAATTGAAGCAGCCGATATGAATTATGTTCGTAATCAGGTGATAAATCTATTAGGATTAGAGGCATTTCCAGAAGGTACGATCGAGCCAATCAATGATACTATACCAAACCTCGTAGAAAACTTAATTACCTGTGCCGTAGAACAGGGCAGAATAGCGGATGTCTTCGATGACAAAGAAATTTTATCAGCAAATATTATGGATTGCTTTGTTGCAAGACCTTCAGTTGTTAATGCAATTTTTAACCAAAAATATAATGGTTCACCGACTGAGGCAACCGACTTTTTTTATAATCTTAGTGTAAATAGCAATTATATTCAGATGAATCGGATCAAGAAAAATATTTCTTATAAAGTGGATAGCCCCTACGGTCAAATGGATATTACCATCAATTTATCCAAGCCAGAAAAGGATCCGGAGCAAATCAAGCGAGAACGCGAGATGAAGCAAACGTATAACTACCCTAAATGTCTTTTATGTAAGGAAAATGAAGGGTATATCGGCAGAACTGGCTATCCGGCACGCGCGAATCACAGGATTATCAATATTCCATTAATGGGAGAAAATTGGTATTTGCAATATTCACCATATGTTTACTATAACGAGCATAGTATTTTGCTTTCTGAAGAACATCGGGATATGAAAATTGACAGGAAGGCATTTGAAAGATTACTTACTTTTACCGATAAATTCCCTCATTACTTTATCGGGTCCAATGCTGATTTACCAATTGTCGGCGGTTCCATTCTGTCTCATGATCACTATCAGGCTGGTCAATATGAGTTTGCAATGACTCAGGCGGCAGATGCATTTTCATTTGAATTAACACCCTTTCCTGAGATTAAAGCTTCTGTAGTAAAATGGCCAATGTCTGTTGTCCGCTTAAAAGGACGCAATTTAGAAAGTCTTGTTACGGCAGCAGATCATATTCTTCAAACCTGGCGAGGTTACACTGACGAGCAGGCAGATGTATTTGCCTTTACCGGTGATACCCCGCATAACACGATTACGCCTATCGCAAGAAATCGCGACGGAATCTTTGAAATTGACCTTGTGCTGCGAAACAATCGGACCACCGATGAGCATCCACTTGGAATATTCCATCCACATGCAGATGTTCATCATATCAAAAAGGAAAATATCGGTCTGATTGAAGTGATGGGACTTGCTGTTTTACCGCCGCGATTAAAAGATGAATTGGCTGAGATTCGTGAGTTCCTACAAGGTAACACTAGTTATGTAGAAGACTATCATCAGGAATGGGCAGATCAACTAAAAGTAGAATATGGCTCTATTTCTGATCCAGAACAAGCAGAAGCTATTTTACAAAAGGAACTTGGAAAAAAGTTTGTAAGAGTGCTTGAAGATGCAGGTGTACTTAAAGAACGGGAAACATTTGATCGATTCATTAACACAATAAATAAATAA